From Syngnathoides biaculeatus isolate LvHL_M chromosome 12, ASM1980259v1, whole genome shotgun sequence:
GGGGCTTGCTGAATGTAAAATATTCACCGCGAGGAGTTGGGATGCAGTATACAATTGCGCAATATACATGTACAGTCCGTACAATGGTTTCAGAAGGGTGAACTGTAAttgcataattaaaaaaataataataactgcaatgcaaatttgtgttttttagtgTGTGTTATGGTCCAATGAGCAATCCAAGTCACTTGGGTGAATACAGCGGTGTGAAAATGTTTGGTGTTGGTTAAAGTACAAACAATTGGGCtatgaatgacattttttgttcttttgacgATAATGCTACCGGAAAACCAAGTTGACAACATCCACCtatatgttttttgtcaattatattctttattatattatatattatattattcatTATGATAACAGAAGAAGTCAGAAGAACAGTGCTTTGTAATCATTTGATTAATGGGTGCgcagaagttttttttcaagtcacagCTGCAATGCTTTGGCGAGCCGAGAGATAGCGCCACTGGCCCCTAAGCTGATGGCCAAGGAGCAGATGGGTGATTGGCTGAACACAACCGGATGCGACAACAACGAGAAGATGGCGGCGCGtaaagaggaggaaaacagtTAAAATCTTTTCACTTATCACACCATGCGCATCCAAAGTAAGATTTTTGACGAATCTTAATGTGATAAAAGTGGGAAAGCTGCTTCCAAGACTAGGACTGCATGCTGACGTTATTACAACATAGTTACAACAATTTAGTACCACTCGAAATTTCGTGTATCTCCTTCGACAATATTACTTACCATCATGGACAGTAATAGTTACTAGTTCTACTGTCTCGTCTTTATGTACTTAACGTGGTAGTTATCAATAACAGAACAAGTCGGTAATGATAATGCAACATATAAGCGTCGAAGTACATGTTTACATTGTGTATAGCAAGCCCTAAATATCCTAGAACATTTGTCATGTCaatatccgagccgcttatcctcagaatgcttgcgggaaagctggcttcggatgaaaggcggactacaccctaaactactacggactacaccctaaactggttgccagacagtcACAGGGTAGAtagcgacaccatcactgagcgggaatcgatcccacgctgcccgcaccaaaggctggCGTGTGTAGCACCACACCATCGGTAACATACGTGTTGTCcctaaaattattaaaaatgtattaaatgtgtCTTGCATATTGCATGTCATCAATTAGTTCATAATTGATGTAATAAAATATTAGTAAAATCAACAAGTATATAGATAGGtggttaaataaatgaaattgattatacacaaaataacaaaaggATTATCTTATTCCATCATACTTCATGTAATGGTCTGACCCATTTATTCTTTATAAAATCAAATCAGCACAAAAGTTTGCGCAGCTCTAGATTAGGTGATACTTACTCATTTTTATAATAATGATTTAAGAcgttggctcagctggaaagtgttggcctcacagttctgacgtccaaGGTTCAATCCTGTGCCTCCATAGTTTTTTTcgaggcagtccggtttcctcccacatccctaaaagatgcaacattaattggagactctaattgcCCCTAGAGCTGATTGTgagtgagtgtagctgtttgtctctatgtgccctgcaatttgctggcacccggttcagggtgtaccccgcctcctgcccgttgacaactgggataggttccagtactcctgtgacccttgtgaggataagcggctaagaagatggatggatggttgattCAAGAGCCACTTTTATTATCTTTAGCTGTAACATTGACATTGACTGTGTTGCCTGAATGATGCCTACATGTCAATTGAACTGATCCTCTTCCTGTTGTTGCTGCAGATAGGTCGTGAGTGAGATGTCAGGTCGTGGACGTGGCCGGCGAGGTGCGCCGTCCTGTATGGGGGTCCTCAACAGAAGTGAAAATCTCCCGCCGTCTGTCCAACTGCCCAGCCCACTGTTTCCTGTGAGCGAGCTCCCATCCCATAAAAACTTTTTAACCACAGCACTCCACCTTACCTTTTTCTGTGCCCCGCAGCCAATGGAGCACAATCCCCTCCCCCTGGCATGCAGCGAGGAGGCAGAGTACCTTTTGGCGCTCAAGCAGGAGTTCCGTGGCGCCATGAAGACGAGACCGGGTTTCATCCAGCCGCAGATTGGTCAAAGGTCAAACGCAGGTCACCGATCATGCACTTCAACATCTCATATCCAGATAAATGGAAGAACCACTTCTTATTCTGATTTTTATATTCAGATGTGGAAAGATATTCCGACAAATATCACAACAGCAGTGAGCAGACGGATGCACTGTCCAACTGGATCCCAGGTACTGTATATCCTTTACAAATTACAACTTCACTTCATATGCAGCACACTGTTTTTCTCATCAACTTGTTTGCATTTTGTATCTATAAATCTTCTAACGACTAATAGACGACACAATGGACAAGTCACactctttcactttttttgcatttcaactGTTTCagcttttgtgttcaaatcatATTGATAAAGTTCACCACAAATTAACAACTGAGGAAAACAATTACACTAATTTTATATGCTATCCATCTTTGAAGTTTTGTGCGATTCTTGAAATCTTGGCCAGCCCGTGTTCTGAACAAATGATCTCAACAGCTGCGTTCGGAAAttagcaaagcaaaaaaaacagaaatgacatagatgatgatgacgatgatgaaagAACATTGAAGCAGGATTTCTTTTCCAGCAGTCTAGCCTGTGCGTGAagttgtgtgcacgtgtgtttgtgtctgcatgTAAACATTAATGTTTCCAGGCTCGTTTGTTATTGGTGACctgaattaatttttatttcattttattaattttttattcacataaaaacTGGGTGTGAGTTTGGATTCCACAGCTCAGGACTGGCCTCTTCAGTCGATCCACACGTTTCttagatttctcttcacaattataatatttaatgctattgttgatttgttttcttGTCCAGATTGGAAGCGATTCCCAAAAGAAATACGACTGTGTGTCAGAAGAACTCTAAAAAAAGGTCAGACACTTGCATAACTATGCACATTTATTGGAGTGACTAAGCAGAGCATGTTCTCAGTAagataaaatattaatttatcatTGAGTGGGTTGGATGTTTCTATAGGTCAGCGAGAATCCAAGTATGTTTTTCAACAGGTAGGCATGGAAGACCGTCTCGCCCAGCATCTGTGAAATTGAGATTAGCACAGTTTTTGTGTAGAAGACAAAGAGTAGGTGGTGAATCGCAGCTTTTCGCGTTGATTATGAGGGCGACAAATATCAACATGTCAGACAAGTTCAGGCACTTCACACTCCAACAGAATGTGTTCAGTGGACCCAGCCATTACACACGGTTGAGCACTTGTGGATTGACCTATTCGCggatcatttttttcaattatttttgtttgtttttgttttcctttttggagGAAACCAACCCCCAAAATGCTAATTAATAAATTATCCCAGTTTATTCAAGAATCTTGGGGGGttcatcttcaaaaaaaaactgttttctctCTCCCTTGGTTGGTATCTTTCTTGTATACGTgtgtttgtgggtttttttttttttttgggggggggggttgctatTAGCGGTCTATTTCAATGCCACTCTTCGCAAAAAGCTCATTTTCtcaagttttgttttcagtGAAACAATCCATATTCTACTGctcattactaaaaaaaaaaagagaaagacatAAACATAGCTTTTTTTCTCGTGAAAGAAGACAGTCTACTCTTTTCTTTCAGTGTGAATGTGATAATTATCCCAGAGGTGAAATTCAGGTGTTTCAGCAGTACACCGCACATTAATtaagtaaataattaaaatccaCTGAAACCTTGTATTTATGTTGGTGTCAGGTGCGTCCACGGTGGTGGTGGGGTCAAAGAGAGATCAGGCCGATGATCAGAAAAAAACTGTGAAAGAGAAAAAGGAAGTGCTCCTCAAACTGGAGGTAAGACTTGTGCACATCACAAAATACATCACCAAACACCTTCACTTCCGCTGTCAACTAAATATCGAATGTTTGTGGTTGTCATGGAGTCGTTAGCGAACGAGGAGCACCGAAGCTCCGAGGACGAAGATGACGAGcaggagaaaaagaaggaagaggagCAGCAGGAGGTGGACGAGGACTACGAcgaggaagagctggaggaggtGAGTGCATCCACCAACATAAGAACACAAATGGCTATTATTTTAAAAGGTCACCATGCGTTTGTTGCAGGAGACCGATTACATCATGTCCTACTTCGACAATGGCGAAGACTTTGGCGCAGAAAGTGACGACAACATGGACGAAGCCGTTTACTGAAACCTGTGGGACATTTCCATGGCAGTGCACAGGCgaccaccatttttttaaaattcctatTCAAGCGTTCATGTAAAATATTCACTGATAGTAAAGTGTTACACACGAAACGTTGTTTCTTTAACATTGTGTTACCTTGacttacaaaaaaatgacataactTGCATTGAGGTGCTACTGGCCACAACTCAGTCATAACTCCATTCCTGCTGTCACTCACTGGGCCACGGCCTTTAAAGCTACACATACACTCTAGTTGTTTGTGACTTTTGAATTCTTCTAATGTAAAGTCGTACTTTATAAGGGCAGTTTATTTCTTGATCttctattttaatgttttatgcttTCATACAACACTGCCATTTTGTTAGTCCTATTATAGTTGTGGGATTTGGGGGAATCTGAAACAGATTGAAGGGATTTCCATTAAATGTAGTGAGGAAAATTGATATAGAGTGGCTATATATTTGTGGTGGGTGTTGTAACACTGCCATATGCATTTGAAATCTGGTTGTAGCAATTGGTCCCCATAGAGATTTTTCCGGAATAAGGCATCTATTAGCCTAGCACAAAAACCTGCAGCGACATACAGCTGAACACAAACAAGACCCATGGCAAAGGTGGATAGCGAAAGCACCAGAATAAATGAGTGAAAGTTTATACAAAACGGGTGCAAGATGAAAAGTGCCGACTAGATAGCCAGCAAGCTCAGTTGAAGGGCAGGAGCTTGGTCCTCCCATAAAATGCATTTGCACTTATGGAAAAGCCATTTTCTGTAATGACAAAGAACAGTAACAAAGCCTCTCGTTCCCTTTCACATATGGTGCCATTGAAAAGCCTGAATGTCCTCTGTAGAAAGGAAACAGTGTTAATTCAACGGTGTACTTTGGGTAGGAGATATTCAAGTTTATAACTATTGTATTTTGAGGACAAATTTAAATGACTGGTTGTGTGGAGGTTCAACTCCATTAACATGTTGCTCCTTTTGGTGTTTTTCCACCTTGACCACCTGGGCCCAGTATTATAGAGACATGGATAGACTATGAGTACAGCAGAACAGTGCTGAGGTGTGCAGTCGTAACGAATAGAATCTATGTGCATAAATAAGagcggtggagggggaagagtttggctccagggagaaaagatagcgagaaATTCAGATTCAGAGATGTATTTGTCATTCCAACAACTGCGACAAAAAATAATTAGGGTGcaaatttaaaagtgaaatcaaTAGGTTGTCACGActcatcggaacggaggtaggacccaaatgcaggagtcgggagacgcaggtgtaattcgggaaaaacatttattattccaaggtcggggatcgggcaggcagtcaagtgcagcagcggtagtcgggacgtcgggcatagcgagcaggtcagcgggcaggcaggagtcgatacatgggagaacgatcaaagcaggcaggagtatcaagggagtcaggcttacggggttggtcagaaaacagatggtggtcggtacacacgggttgtccatcagagatacgggagtgcaggaacggggcatgagctGCGATAATCTGgggccggaccagtcgtccccatggtcctatatacaccggggccaatcagccaggatgaggcgcaggtgtgcacctcccaatcagcgctgccacctgcacagccagggctggaccggcaggaccatgacatagGTAGCTATGAGGGTGGATGACCTctaatacttgaggtcaacaatccagagcaatggtgagtggtggttttggaagtgaaaaaacaggtccaaagaggttggaacagctaCCGGAAGGTGTCATGTGTGTTATGCGATGGAAGAGgctgttaggatgaagggcaaagtttgacAGTGGTGAGTCCAGCCATGATGTTTGGATTCGAGACGgttgcactgaagagacaacagaaacCAGAGCTGGAGgaggcggaaatgaagatgttgaggttctctatatgagtgagcgggttggatgaaattagaaatgagctcatcagagggacaggcaaGATTGTAGGTTTTGGAGATGTAGTGATCATGGCATTGCCAATGGAGTTGACAAAGACTTTCCACGACTATAAACTGCCATGTTTGATGCTCCCTCACAGTGAGATGGTCTTGGTGGCTCCTAAAACTAATTAACATCTATCCTCAAATCTGGACTCCACAAAGGTGCCACTTATTCCGACCAAGCAAAAGGGTGAGGAGACACCAAATGGACATTAAACTGATGAGCAACTTCTCGTAAATCCTTGATTCTTGGAACATGGACGCAAATggtttttgctttgcatagtagagttttaagttgcacttacagaTGTAGCACCAAACAGTATTCTCTGAcactggttttctgaagtgttcctgagcccatgtggtaaTAGTCTTTACACGTTGATGTCGGGTTTGATGCAGTGGCGCCTGAGGGATTaaaggtcacgggcattcaacattgtttttttttgccttgccaCTTATATCCAGTGATTCCTCCAGATTCTCTTAACGTTTTGATGATGTTGTGAACCTTAGATagtgaaatccctaaattccctGCTATTGCACATTGAGTAATATAGTCCTTAAACTGTTtaactattttctcacacacttattcacaaagaggtgaacctcaccccatctttgcttgagATTGACTGAGCAATTCATGGAAACGCCTTTTATACCcaatgataaataaatatccAATAACCCAATATAGTTCACCCACTGATGGCATAATGGTACATagacctgactttggtgcgggcagtgtgggatcgattcctgctcagtgatgatgttgatatcTCCCCTGCGACTGatttgcgaccagttcagggtgtagtccgccttttgcctacAGCTGGCTGGGTTAGggtccagctctcccgtgacccttgtgaggatgagtggcttggatgacggatggatggactagtTCACCAGCCATAGTGTGGAAGTCCCACCCAGTGGTGCCTGAACAATGTACTTCAAGcggattatgatgatgatgatgatgaatggcatccacctgttcccaattatcCTGTTCGCTGGTGGGCTATTCCGAACAGGTGCTTGGCACCTGTCccagtttttatggaatgtgtggcagccataaaattctaagttCATGATGGAAGGTTTTTGGTCACAATCTCACTAGACatgttattttgaaatgttatgaaatgcagcggcacggtggttcagctggtaaaagcgttggcctcacagttctgaggtcccgggttcaatcccggacccgcctgtgtggcgtttgcatgttctccccatgcctgcgtgggtttcctccgggcactccggtttcctcccacattcgaaaaacatgcaacgttaattgaacactctaaattgtctaaattgtccctaggtgtgattgtgagtggagctctttgtctccatgtgccctgcgattggctggcaaccagttcagggtgtaccccgcctcctgcccgttgacagctgggataggctccagcactccctgcgaccctggtgaggataagccacgccacgaagaaaatggatggatagatggatgttatgaaatgcctccattttttttttcagaattcaaacaattttgcaaggaagagtggaccaaaatatcttcacagagatgtgaaagatctcatgggtgtgtctgtcctCGACCCTGCTCCAATGAGCAGATGCGCTCACCTGCTTCTCGTTATGGTAATTACGGTCCATATATATTGCTACGCATGGGTCTAGTCCATGCCAGATCGTTTTGCTTCTGTGTCTTGTTCCCGCAACCCTACGTCTATGTCTTTGATGCTCTGTGGACTGAACGCTGCCTCGTTAACAATCTTGCCTTTATGCCTGTtgattctgacactgctgcCTGGTTGGATTGCCTGCCTGAGAACCAACATTGGACCGAATCAACACGCCTCccaaactgtacctggtctcgtgagtcatGCGTATCGGGTTCAGGcctgtgttctggtcatgacaaaaGATTTGATGCCAGTTGATTTCAGTTCTTGCTGGTGAGGATGGTATGACTGGTTATTAAATTTAGAGGGCCATTACGCTTTCACAAAGGGACaaatactttaaatatttttccctTTAGTAAATGATATAATTTTAAGTCCACTTGAGTTATATGTGTCTAATCTCAAACATGAAAGAGGGGAaaactaaaacaacaaaaatacagtcaTTTGAGGAGGGGGGCGATGGTTTTTCATGCAGCTTTGTGTGGATTTTtcacgttttattttttgcagaggaAAAAACAGCTTCTGTGTGCAGAGAAGAGAAATGAGTAGGAGTGATCAAGAGTTAATTATTGATGAAGTCTTGACTTTTGAACTCGTTTAAGAGGGGAAGCGCAGTGAAGTTTGCTGAACTCACAACATATCAAGCATCTGAAAATGAAGATCCTccaaaaagatgaacaaatgaCTGCTGAAACTGTTCTGCTGAAACACTTACCCAAGAGTTTTCAGGTAGACCAGCAAACACTTTAACATTGTCAAACATTTTAATCTTTCGATGCAGTTGcagaatcttttttttggtaaaccagagctGTTCTTTTACTTTCTTTG
This genomic window contains:
- the LOC133509399 gene encoding DNA-directed RNA polymerase III subunit RPC7-like isoform X2 — its product is MSGRGRGRRGAPSCMGVLNRSENLPPSVQLPSPLFPPMEHNPLPLACSEEAEYLLALKQEFRGAMKTRPGFIQPQIGQRSNADVERYSDKYHNSSEQTDALSNWIPDWKRFPKEIRLCVRRTLKKGASTVVVGSKRDQADDQKKTVKEKKEVLLKLESLANEEHRSSEDEDDEQEKKKEEEQQEVDEDYDEEELEEETDYIMSYFDNGEDFGAESDDNMDEAVY
- the LOC133509399 gene encoding DNA-directed RNA polymerase III subunit RPC7-like isoform X1, whose translation is MSGRGRGRRGAPSCMGVLNRSENLPPSVQLPSPLFPPMEHNPLPLACSEEAEYLLALKQEFRGAMKTRPGFIQPQIGQRSNADVERYSDKYHNSSEQTDALSNWIPDWKRFPKEIRLCVRRTLKKGASTVVVGSKRDQADDQKKTVKEKKEVLLKLERTRSTEAPRTKMTSRRKRRKRSSRRWTRTTTRKSWRRRPITSCPTSTMAKTLAQKVTTTWTKPFTETCGTFPWQCTGDHHFFKIPIQAFM